The following coding sequences are from one Anguilla anguilla isolate fAngAng1 chromosome 12, fAngAng1.pri, whole genome shotgun sequence window:
- the LOC118210378 gene encoding myb/SANT-like DNA-binding domain-containing protein 2, with translation MAAPCNSDHSPEIPKAMEIPKSEVSSPESADLSDSNQYHSNPSTPSRFSPPDVTVSGPGSAGRGSATASSSSIPTCRGMSWTPSETNSLIAVWGSERLNEARIQQLEVAGTMFSGKGPGPAVYERVSKALAELGYERTPSQCRERMKTLRRCYSRVKEHGVGKRKSSYSLEQLEKVFGQGGWDFQPCQPVLINSSGLYQEVESDGSTMEECSQEEWCNRDLAVFPEGEMETGEWDSFSVQQPCTTAVGADDEPEESKRRRSGNGYSRRELADRRKTEIRLPKKPAQELSQGSSDGIQKQEVMRNVIRILESAQVKWEPFQTWTDFSRLHLSNKLALFGVGYATRWREGVRYHHAEISAQVPLGKRLREYFNPEKAEGRALTARVQKMNWKGVFYKCLDITISEARCLELHLEVDWVPVRPSRPAGRYALPEGVPRAHGLYAIGGGEEEAAVSRPGGERSSPEPGEPEPGRGCPRTAGSPAVTYRYLGVAEGRTLRQCLHGHFRATGGRRGQREPSPVARFLRENEDRGPPPPTVYVKFIEVELDFLSAGSLVECLETAIGYPLKLNRKQDV, from the exons ATGGCTGCGCCCTGTAACTCTGATCATTCGCCCGAAATTCCCAAGGCAATGGAGATCCCAAAAAGCGAAGTTTCATCACCCGAGTCTGCAGACCTCAGTGACAGCAACCAGTATCATTCCAACCCGTCAACACCGAGCCGCTTCTCGCCTCCTGATGTAACCGTCTCCGGTCCTGGTAGCGCGGGACGTGGGTCGGCCACTGCTTCCAGCAGTAGCATTCCCACCTGCCGGGGTATGTCATGGACTCCGTCCGAAACAAATTCCCTGATTGCCGTGTGGGGTAGTGAGCGACTGAACGAAGCTCGGATTCAGCAACTGGAGGTAGCAGGGACCATGTTTTCTGGAAAGGGGCCGGGGCCAGCGGTGTATGAGCGGGTCTCCAAAGCCTTAGCGGAGCTGGGCTATGAAAGGACCCCATCCCAATGCAGGGAAAGGATGAAG ACACTACGGCGATGCTACAGCCGGGTGAAGGAGCACGGGGTCGGGAAAAGAAAGAGCAGCTACTCGTTGGAGCAGCTGGAGAAAGTGTTCGGTCAGGGTGGCTGGGACTTTCAGCCATGCCAGCCCGTCCTCATCAACAGCAGTGGTCTCTACCAGGAAGTGGAATCGGATGGCAGCACCATGGAGGAGTGTTCCCAGGAGGAGTGGTGCAACCGGGACCTCGCCGTCTTTCcggagggggagatggagacaGGCGAGTGGGACTCATTCTCTGTGCAGCAGCCTTGCACCACCGCGGTTGGGGCAGACGACGAGCCGGAGGAATCCAAGAGGCGCCGATCTGGCAACGGGTATTCAAGACGCGAATTGGCTGACAGAAGGAAGA CTGAAATCCGGCTTCCGAAGAAGCCAGCCCAGGAGCTTAGCCAGGGATCCTCAGACGGCATCCA gaaacaggaagtgatgcgtaACGTGATCCGCATCCTGGAGTCGGCGCAGGTGAAGTGGGAGCCCTTCCAGACGTGGACGGACTTCTCGCGCCTGCACCTCTCCAACAAGCTGGCGCTGTTCGGCGTGGGCTACGCCACGCGCTGGCGGGAGGGGGTGCGGTACCACCACGCCGAGATCAGCGCCCAGGTGCCCCTGGGCAAGCGCCTGCGCGAGTACTTCAACCCGGAGAAGGCCGAGGGCCGCGCCCTCACGGCCCGGGTGCAGAAGATGAACTGGAAGGGCGTCTTCTACAAGTGCCTGGACATCACCATCAGCGAGGCGCGCTGCCTGGAGCTGCACCTGGAGGTGGACTGGGTCCCGGTGCGGCCGAGCAGGCCCGCTGGACGCTACGCGCTCCCCGAGGGCGTCCCGCGGGCTCACGGCCTCTACGCCatcgggggcggggaggaggaggcggctgTTTCCCGCCCGGGGGGCGAGCGCTCCTCCCCGGAGCCCGGCGAACCCGAGCCGGGCCGGGGCTGCCCGCGGACGGCGGGGTCGCCCGCGGTGACCTACCGCTACCTGGGCGTCGCGGAGGGCCGGACGCTCCGGCAGTGCCTGCACGGGCACTTCAGGGCCACCGGAGGGCGCCGCGGTCAGCGGGAACCCTCGCCAGTCGCCCGCTTCCTGCGGGAGAACGAGGACCGggggccccctccccccaccgttTACGTCAAGTTCATCGAGGTGGAGCTGGACTTCCTCTCCGCCGGGTCACTGGTGGAATGTTTAGAAACGGCCATCGGTTACCCCTTAAAACTGAACAGGAAGCAGGACGTGTAA